Proteins found in one Micropterus dolomieu isolate WLL.071019.BEF.003 ecotype Adirondacks linkage group LG10, ASM2129224v1, whole genome shotgun sequence genomic segment:
- the LOC123977848 gene encoding lactoylglutathione lyase-like — protein sequence MEAKGGLSDEAASAACKEGNPITKDYMMQQTMLRVKEPARSLDFYTRILGMTLLQKIDFPSMRFTHYILGYEDKSDIPKDIKERTAWTFSCRATIELIHNWGSESDESLSYHNGNTTPHGFGHIGIAVPDVYAACKFFEEQRVTFVKKPDSGKMKNLAFIQDPDGYYIEIFSPKKMVSLMSP from the exons ATGGAGGCCAAAGGAGGACTCTCAGACGAGGCTGCGTCTGCTGCCTGCAAAGAAGGAAATCCCATCACCAAG GACTACATGATGCAGCAGACGATGCTGAGGGTCAAAGAGCCAGCGAGATCTCTGGACTTCTACACCCGAATCCTGGGCATGAC CTTGCTCCAGAAAATCGACTTTCCTTCGATGCGTTTCACCCACTACATCCTGGGTTACGAGGACAAGTCGGACATCCCGAAGGACATCAAAGAGAGGACAGCGTGGACTTTCTCCTGCAGAGCCACCATAGAGCTCATACA taACTGGGGCTCTGAGTCAGATGAGAGTCTGTCCTATCACAATGGGAACACCACGCCGCACGGATTTG GTCATATTGGCATCGCTGTTCCTGATGTTTACGCTGCCTGCAAATTTTTTGAAGAGCAAAGAGTAACATTTGTGAAGAAACCGGACTCAG GTAAAATGAAGAACCTGGCCTTCATTCAGGACCCTGACGGCTACTATATTGAGATTTTTAGTCCGAAAAAAATGGTGTCCTTAATGTCACCTTAA
- the hey2 gene encoding hairy/enhancer-of-split related with YRPW motif protein 2 has protein sequence MKRPCEDSSSAESDVEEPIDVGNESIYPGHTKASFIRCGSPTTTTQVMARKKRRGIIEKRRRDRINNSLLELRRLVPTAFEKQGSAKLEKAEILQMTVDHLKVLQATGGKGYFDAHALALDFLSLGFRECVTEVSRYLSAVEGLDSIDPLRSRLLSHLASCASQRDAAALTMTSHSHHHHQQQPHPLPHPFPSHHWAAAAAAVATAAAFRPLPAAMAQYGLSGLPVSPDAGGGGAPQRLVELSKRSVASSFSSYADSSSSPSSSSSSLVLPCTSTPLSTSLLSLSASFPITLHGGFPVLPPSSFTSSAATASPPISSSSSSSSSQTPHSSSSSSSSSKPYRPWGTEVGAF, from the exons ATGAAGCGGCCTTGTGAGGACAGCAGCTCGGCCGAAAGTGACGTGGAGGAGCCCATCGATGTGGGCAATGAGAGCATTTATCCAGG GCACACGAAGGCGTCCTTTATAAGGTGCGGATCACCGACCACCACCACTCAAGTGATGGCGAGGAAGAAACGCAGAGGG atCATCGAGAAGAGACGCAGAGACAGAATCAACAACAGTCTGCTGGAATTACGGCGGCTCGTCCCCACAGCCTTCGAGAAGCAG GGTTCAGCTAAACTGGAGAAGGCTGAGATTCTGCAGATGACTGTGGACCATCTGAAGGTGCTGCAGGCTACAGGAGGGAAAG GTTATTTTGACGCCCACGCTCTGGCCCTGGACTTCCTGTCTCTGGGTTTCAGGGAGTGTGTGACGGAGGTTTCCCGCTACCTGAGCGCCGTGGAGGGCCTGGACTCCATCGACCCGCTGCGCTCCCGCCTCCTCTCCCACCTCGCCTCCTGCGCCTCGCAGCGCGACGCCGCCGCCCTCACCATGACCTCCCACTCgcaccatcaccaccagcagcagcctcaCCCTTTACCTCACCCCTTCCCCTCCCATCACTGGGCCGCTGCGGCCGCTGCCGTCGCCACCGCCGCTGCCTTCAGGCCTCTGCCGGCCGCCATGGCGCAGTACGGACTGAGCGGGCTTCCGGTTTCTCCTGATGCCGGAGGAGGTGGAGCCCCCCAGAGGCTGGTGGAGTTGTCAAAACGCAGTGTAGCCTCTTCATTTTCCTCCTACGcagactcctcctcctctccttcctcctcctcctcctctctcgtgCTCCCCTGCACCTCCACTCCTCtctccacctccctcctctccctctctgcgtCGTTTCCCATCACCCTCCACGGAGGTTTCCccgtcctccctccctcctccttcacctcctccgcCGCCACCGCCAGtcctcccatctcctcctcctcctcctcctcctcctcccagactcctcacagcagcagcagcagcagcagcagcagtaaacCCTACAGACCGTGGGGAACTGAGGTCGGAGCTTTCTGA